The following coding sequences are from one Candidatus Bathyarchaeota archaeon window:
- a CDS encoding B12-binding domain-containing radical SAM protein has product MANTSGTKIVLTASATEMSEYGNNPFVAFVGGFASGPVPKWIIRKYLYPPVERTTDGRAKVAPYGLRKVEAILLENGFSSSDVAVVHPCDLDKFVGPNTKAVGISSMDPTGMGYVSKTYSSIIGGGEPMNAVEFKALAKHPAIRAFKPKVIVGGFGSWQLERKRLTKDYGVDCLVIGPGQEGIVDAFRKAVNDQALPTRVRSPSKPEEKYPLVHHAAIHGAVEISKGCGRNCQFCTPTVLRKVDTPLDEIVQEVEITAKESGAKGANITLVTEDLFLYGAKDKTFVPEEETVFKLVESVAKVPNVCGVQPSHMSLAPVVCKPNMIQRVAEVLIEHSWYSHNGKPIVTGETGVETGSVRLMRKYMAGKMLPYKPEQWPEIVEQAFGILNDNNWFPLATLIVGLPDETEDDVNQTLALMDDLKDYNAFYVPLFFVPLEDCLLMNKKGAELDSLTKMRWDFVTRCWEYNVHIWRDTFLANRITNPALLKAVNNAAIPFAAKVAQKYYGLRRDEQFGEAIWKLAHA; this is encoded by the coding sequence ATGGCAAATACTTCGGGTACAAAAATAGTGCTAACCGCATCCGCCACTGAGATGAGCGAGTACGGTAACAACCCTTTTGTAGCGTTTGTTGGCGGCTTCGCAAGCGGGCCTGTCCCAAAATGGATTATACGCAAATACCTCTACCCCCCCGTTGAACGCACTACTGATGGCAGAGCCAAAGTCGCTCCATATGGACTGCGAAAGGTCGAGGCTATTTTGTTGGAGAACGGTTTTTCTTCTTCTGACGTGGCTGTTGTTCACCCCTGTGACCTTGACAAGTTTGTGGGTCCAAACACTAAAGCCGTCGGCATAAGCAGCATGGACCCCACCGGCATGGGTTACGTTAGCAAAACCTACAGTTCAATAATTGGCGGAGGCGAACCCATGAACGCCGTCGAATTCAAAGCCCTAGCCAAGCATCCTGCCATACGCGCTTTCAAACCCAAAGTCATAGTCGGCGGCTTTGGCAGCTGGCAACTAGAACGCAAACGCCTAACCAAAGACTACGGCGTAGACTGCCTAGTCATAGGACCCGGACAAGAAGGCATTGTGGACGCTTTTCGCAAAGCCGTAAACGACCAAGCATTGCCCACGCGGGTGCGTTCTCCAAGCAAACCCGAAGAAAAATACCCGCTCGTTCATCATGCGGCAATTCACGGCGCAGTAGAAATCAGCAAAGGCTGCGGAAGAAACTGCCAATTCTGCACCCCCACTGTTCTTCGAAAAGTAGACACGCCCCTAGACGAAATCGTCCAAGAGGTGGAAATTACCGCCAAAGAATCAGGTGCAAAAGGCGCGAATATTACGTTGGTTACTGAGGACTTGTTTTTGTATGGGGCTAAGGATAAGACGTTTGTGCCTGAGGAGGAGACGGTGTTTAAGCTGGTTGAGAGTGTGGCGAAGGTTCCAAATGTTTGTGGTGTGCAGCCCAGTCACATGTCGTTGGCGCCTGTGGTCTGTAAACCCAACATGATCCAGCGCGTCGCCGAGGTTCTCATAGAGCACAGCTGGTATAGTCACAACGGCAAACCCATAGTAACAGGCGAGACGGGCGTGGAAACTGGCAGTGTACGGCTTATGCGCAAGTACATGGCTGGCAAGATGCTTCCCTACAAGCCTGAGCAATGGCCAGAAATCGTAGAACAAGCCTTCGGAATCCTAAACGACAACAACTGGTTCCCCCTAGCTACCCTCATAGTTGGCTTGCCAGACGAAACCGAAGACGACGTAAACCAAACCCTCGCCCTCATGGACGACCTAAAAGACTACAACGCCTTCTACGTACCCCTGTTCTTCGTGCCATTAGAAGACTGCCTGCTCATGAACAAAAAAGGCGCCGAACTCGACTCACTAACCAAGATGCGCTGGGACTTCGTAACCCGATGCTGGGAATACAACGTGCACATCTGGCGCGACACCTTCCTAGCCAACCGCATAACCAACCCCGCCCTGCTCAAAGCCGTAAATAACGCTGCCATACCGTTCGCCGCCAAGGTTGCCCAGAAATATTATGGGCTGCGCCGTGACGAACAGTTCGGAGAGGCAATCTGGAAACTAGCCCACGCCTAA
- a CDS encoding UbiA family prenyltransferase — MKGFAQFISAERGLMLFLISVGVTFLLVESLAWTSAVFLGVMVFCIWSAADAMNNICDVDLDLLSDPERAMFTRKLGSTGLLITIVFTAASLALGAITLLPYVFLFSAIGILCGVLYSVPPFRLRKTAYKPLVNFSVGAVPVLIVASFFEVFTPSVVVLAVLIGVTTAVNSLWEDLADYASDFSSGSRTVPIIFGFKKGLLITIIMGYSLLPLMFWVGMLFELGWTYYGALSGLATFLTIRLLQQRHALTKSSKDDTKLHKLGETLSKDFVIVAIAFTLSLMLCSLLKINPIF, encoded by the coding sequence GTGAAGGGGTTTGCTCAGTTCATCAGCGCCGAAAGAGGTCTGATGCTTTTTTTGATTTCTGTAGGTGTAACGTTTCTGCTTGTTGAATCTTTGGCTTGGACTTCAGCGGTTTTTTTGGGTGTGATGGTTTTTTGCATCTGGAGCGCCGCGGATGCCATGAACAACATCTGCGACGTGGACTTGGATTTGCTCTCTGACCCCGAACGCGCCATGTTCACCCGAAAACTCGGCAGCACAGGCTTACTAATCACAATAGTCTTCACAGCGGCTTCCTTGGCTCTGGGAGCAATAACCCTGCTTCCCTACGTCTTCTTGTTCTCCGCCATAGGCATACTGTGCGGCGTACTGTATTCGGTTCCTCCCTTTAGGCTGCGCAAAACCGCCTACAAACCCCTCGTGAATTTTTCGGTGGGCGCCGTGCCCGTGCTGATCGTTGCTTCTTTTTTTGAGGTTTTCACTCCAAGCGTTGTCGTTCTTGCCGTGCTCATCGGCGTAACAACAGCCGTAAACAGCCTCTGGGAAGATTTAGCCGACTACGCCTCCGACTTCTCAAGCGGCTCACGAACTGTTCCCATAATCTTCGGATTCAAAAAAGGACTCCTCATCACCATAATCATGGGTTACAGCCTGCTCCCGTTGATGTTTTGGGTTGGCATGCTCTTCGAACTTGGATGGACATACTATGGTGCACTATCGGGATTGGCTACTTTTCTTACCATACGCCTCCTACAGCAGCGCCACGCCCTAACCAAAAGCTCCAAAGACGACACAAAACTGCACAAACTAGGCGAAACCCTCTCCAAAGACTTCGTCATAGTCGCCATAGCTTTTACCTTAAGCCTGATGCTTTGCAGCCTGCTAAAAATCAACCCCATATTCTAA
- the heR gene encoding heliorhodopsin HeR encodes MDNKERLERIQSSPISFSHLKKLNAGAGVLHLINSVAMLALGFTLTWSRDIYTFYLQFAHVTPTSPAIYAYPNPEVFFTINNLGLLLAAFPLISAIAHFLIAFPKNQAYNSYLKKGMNPYRWYEYALSSSIMIVVIATFVGVWDFWSLSMIFLLNALMIMFGYLMEVINQKTEKTSWSAFILGCISGGFPWLVLFAYFTSAITSTGAEVPTFVYLILFIYFALFMSFALNMLLQYKGVGGWKDYLYGERAYIILSFIAKTFLVWMVFSGVYAPF; translated from the coding sequence ATGGATAATAAAGAACGGCTAGAAAGAATACAAAGTTCTCCAATTTCTTTTTCACATCTAAAGAAACTAAACGCGGGTGCGGGTGTTCTTCACCTAATCAACAGCGTGGCAATGTTAGCCTTAGGTTTCACCTTGACCTGGTCTAGAGACATCTACACGTTCTACTTGCAGTTTGCGCATGTGACCCCTACAAGCCCAGCCATATACGCCTACCCCAACCCCGAAGTATTCTTCACCATAAACAACTTGGGGTTGCTGCTCGCCGCTTTTCCGTTGATTTCCGCCATAGCACACTTCCTCATTGCGTTTCCCAAAAACCAAGCCTACAACAGTTACCTCAAAAAAGGCATGAACCCCTACCGCTGGTACGAATACGCGCTCTCTAGCTCCATAATGATAGTTGTCATAGCCACCTTTGTGGGCGTTTGGGATTTCTGGTCGCTGTCAATGATTTTCCTGCTAAACGCTCTGATGATAATGTTTGGTTACCTCATGGAGGTTATAAACCAGAAGACTGAGAAAACAAGCTGGTCCGCGTTTATTCTGGGATGCATTTCAGGCGGTTTTCCATGGCTAGTGCTTTTCGCCTACTTTACCTCAGCAATAACTTCCACAGGCGCCGAAGTTCCAACGTTTGTGTACCTGATACTGTTCATCTACTTTGCATTGTTCATGAGCTTCGCCCTCAACATGCTGCTGCAATACAAAGGAGTAGGCGGCTGGAAAGACTACCTCTACGGCGAAAGAGCCTACATCATCCTAAGCTTCATCGCAAAAACCTTCCTAGTCTGGATGGTCTTTAGCGGAGTCTACGCTCCCTTCTAA
- a CDS encoding dihydroorotate dehydrogenase, producing MGTDLLNTNFAGLKLDNPTALASGILGYSTGSMLLVEENGAGALITKSVGVNPRMGYPNPTVVQAKSGLINAMGLPNPGINEYTKEISYAKTVLTAPLIVSIYGYSAEEYALVAKKAVEAGADAVELNVSCPHVQYTGSEIGANPQLLKDVIVKVKAQVQKPVIVKLSPNVTDIVELADVAAKAGANALTVTNTVRAIAIDVETALPILSNVRGGLSGPAIKPVALRCVYDISEHLQIPIMGCGGITSWQDAVEFLLAGASTVQIGTAIATKKPQVFQEINRGVTAYLKKKGCRRVSELVGKSHRN from the coding sequence TTGGGCACCGACTTATTGAACACAAACTTTGCAGGGCTAAAACTTGACAACCCAACCGCATTAGCTTCGGGCATCCTTGGCTACTCCACCGGTTCCATGCTGCTGGTCGAGGAAAACGGCGCAGGCGCTTTGATTACCAAGTCAGTTGGCGTAAACCCGCGTATGGGCTACCCCAACCCCACCGTGGTACAAGCCAAAAGCGGCTTGATAAATGCCATGGGACTGCCAAACCCTGGCATCAACGAATACACAAAAGAAATCAGCTACGCCAAAACCGTGTTGACTGCGCCGTTAATTGTTAGCATCTACGGTTACTCCGCTGAGGAATACGCGTTGGTTGCCAAGAAAGCTGTTGAAGCGGGTGCTGACGCTGTGGAACTCAACGTTTCGTGTCCGCATGTACAGTACACGGGTTCAGAAATCGGGGCAAATCCGCAGCTTCTCAAAGACGTCATCGTAAAAGTCAAGGCACAGGTGCAAAAACCCGTAATCGTAAAACTCTCCCCCAACGTCACCGACATCGTCGAACTCGCAGACGTCGCAGCCAAAGCAGGAGCCAACGCCCTAACCGTCACCAACACCGTACGCGCCATAGCAATTGACGTCGAAACCGCCCTGCCCATTTTAAGCAACGTACGCGGCGGACTCTCAGGACCCGCCATCAAACCCGTAGCGTTAAGATGCGTCTACGACATCAGCGAGCACCTGCAAATTCCAATCATGGGCTGCGGGGGAATCACCAGTTGGCAAGATGCTGTCGAGTTTTTGCTTGCAGGCGCCTCAACCGTGCAAATCGGAACCGCCATAGCAACAAAGAAACCCCAAGTTTTCCAAGAAATCAACCGTGGAGTTACGGCTTATTTGAAAAAGAAAGGCTGCAGGAGAGTAAGTGAGCTTGTCGGCAAATCTCACCGCAATTAA
- a CDS encoding dihydroorotate dehydrogenase electron transfer subunit has translation MSANLTAINTLRTTPIADVRVESETVKTFTVKDTLCSQARPGQFIMLWIPEVDEIPLSVLHAGDGEVSVTVKAVGDATRHLHQMKTGEVVGVRGPFGTCFTQSHGKVLLVGGGTGTAPLLFLAKKLSAQAQQLSFVVGAKTKNELLFVDELDALCTPESVHAATEDGSYGVKCLATKPLEELLKTRQYDMVYTCGPERMVRKIFELAEHYDVPMEASLERLMRCGIGLCGSCMIGKYRVCQDGPVFTSEQLREIIDELGVSKLGFDGSRIPI, from the coding sequence TTGTCGGCAAATCTCACCGCAATTAACACCCTAAGAACCACCCCCATAGCGGATGTACGGGTGGAATCTGAAACCGTGAAAACTTTTACTGTGAAGGATACGCTTTGCAGCCAAGCCAGACCAGGGCAGTTCATTATGCTTTGGATACCCGAAGTAGACGAAATCCCCCTAAGCGTGCTGCATGCGGGCGATGGCGAAGTCTCCGTTACCGTCAAAGCTGTGGGCGACGCAACAAGGCATCTACATCAAATGAAAACAGGCGAGGTCGTGGGCGTGCGAGGACCATTTGGCACCTGCTTCACCCAAAGCCACGGTAAGGTTTTGTTGGTGGGGGGCGGAACGGGAACTGCGCCGCTTCTGTTCTTGGCAAAAAAGCTCTCCGCACAGGCTCAACAGCTAAGTTTCGTGGTGGGCGCCAAAACCAAAAACGAACTCTTGTTTGTTGACGAACTAGATGCCCTGTGCACTCCTGAAAGCGTCCACGCAGCCACTGAGGACGGCAGCTACGGTGTCAAATGCTTAGCTACCAAGCCCCTTGAAGAGCTGCTAAAAACGCGGCAGTACGACATGGTTTACACGTGTGGTCCAGAGCGGATGGTGCGCAAAATCTTCGAGCTTGCCGAGCATTATGATGTGCCAATGGAAGCGAGCTTGGAACGGTTAATGCGTTGCGGCATAGGTTTGTGTGGAAGCTGCATGATAGGCAAATACCGCGTCTGCCAAGACGGACCAGTATTCACCTCCGAGCAGCTTCGCGAAATCATAGACGAGCTTGGGGTCTCCAAATTAGGCTTTGACGGCAGCCGAATCCCCATATAG
- a CDS encoding CBS domain-containing protein: MVTIAVRELFGMIREISVKDVFSQKFSSVNENEPLSKCVELFKTENPPVLAVVDDKDRYVGVIARRWVVRARLDPATTKVKTLMRSAPKIDQNDSLSKAAKLMIQSSIRQLPVFDGEKLRGFITDEDIIHGAVTQEWGSGTVKQIMTKAPYTIESSRSVGAVLSLFRENDISHVPVMENGQLVGIISTQDIIEHVFQPNQRQTVGDIKGEKIQVLSIPAKGVMTSPVITVTPQNTLRDVEKKMHDLNVHCLVVIDKGRATGVVTKLDFLEPISLMEEADRRMTVQFAVKGAEIDESTRGFMLGEFEAVTRKYKDMLESGTLFVYMKLHGTNHKGEPLIHCRLQLRTVKGMKGFFVSSAEGWGIEPTFRVALDRLDKRILRSKELDFDPKYQKEYMRKIGFPTEL; this comes from the coding sequence ATGGTAACCATAGCAGTTAGGGAGCTTTTCGGTATGATACGTGAGATTTCCGTGAAAGATGTGTTTTCTCAAAAGTTTTCATCAGTTAACGAGAATGAACCTTTGTCGAAGTGTGTAGAGCTTTTCAAAACTGAAAACCCGCCTGTTTTGGCTGTGGTTGATGATAAAGACAGGTATGTTGGCGTTATTGCAAGAAGATGGGTTGTTAGGGCACGGCTTGACCCTGCGACGACGAAGGTTAAAACGCTTATGCGTTCTGCGCCAAAAATAGATCAGAATGACTCGTTGAGCAAAGCTGCGAAGTTGATGATACAAAGCAGCATCAGGCAACTGCCCGTTTTTGACGGAGAAAAACTACGCGGATTCATAACAGACGAAGACATCATCCACGGAGCCGTAACACAGGAATGGGGCAGCGGCACAGTAAAACAGATCATGACCAAAGCACCCTACACCATCGAATCATCCAGGTCCGTTGGCGCAGTGCTTAGCCTGTTTAGGGAAAACGACATCAGCCACGTGCCCGTCATGGAAAACGGTCAACTCGTAGGCATCATAAGCACCCAAGACATCATCGAACACGTCTTCCAACCCAACCAACGCCAAACCGTCGGAGACATAAAAGGAGAAAAAATCCAAGTCCTAAGCATACCCGCAAAAGGCGTCATGACCAGCCCCGTCATAACAGTCACACCCCAAAACACCCTGCGCGACGTAGAGAAAAAAATGCACGACCTAAACGTCCACTGCCTCGTAGTTATAGACAAAGGCAGAGCAACAGGCGTTGTAACCAAACTGGACTTCTTGGAGCCCATCTCGCTAATGGAAGAAGCCGATAGGCGGATGACTGTGCAGTTTGCCGTTAAAGGCGCTGAGATTGACGAGAGCACAAGAGGTTTTATGCTTGGCGAATTTGAAGCTGTTACACGCAAATACAAAGACATGCTCGAATCGGGAACCCTCTTTGTCTACATGAAACTGCACGGAACCAACCACAAAGGAGAACCCCTCATCCACTGCCGCCTGCAACTGCGAACCGTAAAAGGCATGAAAGGCTTCTTCGTCAGCTCCGCCGAAGGCTGGGGCATAGAACCCACATTCCGCGTCGCCTTAGACCGCCTTGACAAACGCATCCTACGCAGCAAAGAACTAGACTTTGACCCCAAATACCAAAAAGAATACATGAGAAAAATCGGGTTCCCCACCGAACTCTAG
- a CDS encoding winged helix-turn-helix domain-containing protein, with product MNYRSKLDIIADILRVAQNGAKRTQIMYQANLSYKILCKYVEEITAASLLYHDSEKQRYLLTEKGQEFLDAYKEYQKTTETVERSLCEVRDEKKALEKLCDSDQ from the coding sequence GTGAATTATCGGAGTAAACTGGACATAATCGCTGACATACTAAGAGTTGCACAAAATGGCGCTAAACGTACACAAATAATGTACCAAGCTAACCTTAGCTACAAAATCCTATGCAAATACGTAGAGGAAATCACTGCGGCTTCCCTGCTCTACCATGATTCTGAAAAACAACGTTACCTGCTCACCGAAAAAGGACAAGAATTCCTCGACGCATACAAAGAATACCAAAAAACAACCGAAACCGTAGAAAGAAGCCTATGCGAAGTCAGAGACGAGAAAAAAGCCCTCGAAAAACTTTGCGACTCAGACCAATAA
- a CDS encoding oligosaccharide flippase family protein → MDKALDMGKSSATGSFQLLIGVVASTVIMALGTVILTRILGTGDYGLYSIAMIPSSLINFFRDWGVNSAMTKQIASLRAADKNAEIHGVIVSGVIFEIISGAALALLSFALAEPLAIALQRPETQPLIALMSISIFAGAVMAAANGIFVGFEKMSYNSFTSVFQAVIKTGVAPFLVLIGYGVFGAVVGTIASIAGGAAAAIILLYFLLFRKLPHIKDGASNLITNLKPMISYGIPLTISNIVIGVLPQVFAFIMAIYITDNTMIGNYYAALNFSVLLTFISVPVSTVLFPAFAKLDPKEEPALLKKVFSSSVKYTSVLLVPATLAVIVLATPIVYTLFGQTYAEAPSFLALSAIVNLYAVVGNISLGTLLTGIGETTQLLKQSILSMALSIPFAFIIIPYLSGMGAFMGVVGGIVAILFSSVPGMIWGLIWIWQKYRAKVDFSSSAKIMAASLLAAGVTYGFLLVFNTADLLRLLFGAAVFVGAYLITAPLLGAVNHADIKNFKEMFTGLGFISKLVSLLLKIMEKTLSLRGA, encoded by the coding sequence ATGGATAAAGCATTAGACATGGGGAAATCTTCAGCAACAGGAAGCTTCCAACTGCTAATCGGAGTTGTAGCATCAACCGTAATCATGGCTTTAGGCACAGTGATTCTCACGCGGATTTTAGGAACCGGCGACTACGGCCTGTACTCCATAGCCATGATTCCCTCGTCTTTGATTAACTTCTTCCGTGACTGGGGCGTAAACTCTGCCATGACCAAGCAGATAGCCAGCCTACGAGCCGCCGACAAAAACGCGGAAATCCACGGCGTAATCGTTTCAGGTGTCATATTCGAAATCATCAGCGGCGCCGCTTTAGCCCTGCTCAGTTTTGCATTAGCCGAACCCTTAGCCATAGCTCTTCAAAGACCTGAAACCCAACCCCTAATCGCCCTTATGTCCATATCCATCTTCGCAGGAGCAGTAATGGCAGCAGCCAACGGCATATTTGTCGGATTTGAAAAAATGTCGTACAACAGTTTTACCTCGGTTTTCCAAGCCGTCATAAAAACTGGCGTAGCACCCTTCTTGGTCCTAATCGGTTACGGCGTCTTTGGCGCTGTAGTGGGCACCATAGCTTCAATTGCGGGAGGCGCAGCAGCAGCCATAATTCTTCTCTACTTCCTGCTGTTTCGCAAACTTCCACACATAAAAGACGGCGCCTCCAACCTAATCACAAACCTCAAACCCATGATAAGCTACGGGATTCCCCTGACAATTTCTAATATTGTGATTGGTGTGTTGCCGCAGGTTTTTGCTTTTATAATGGCGATTTACATTACCGACAACACTATGATAGGCAACTATTATGCTGCCTTGAATTTTTCGGTTTTGTTGACGTTTATTTCTGTTCCCGTGTCTACTGTTTTGTTTCCTGCTTTTGCCAAGTTGGACCCAAAAGAAGAACCCGCTTTGCTCAAAAAGGTCTTCTCATCCTCCGTGAAGTACACCTCCGTGCTTTTAGTGCCTGCAACCCTAGCCGTAATCGTCTTGGCAACACCCATAGTCTACACGCTGTTTGGGCAAACCTACGCAGAAGCCCCCTCATTTTTGGCTCTCTCCGCAATAGTTAACCTATACGCCGTCGTAGGCAACATCAGCCTAGGAACCCTGCTAACAGGCATCGGCGAAACAACTCAGCTTCTAAAACAAAGCATCCTATCCATGGCATTAAGCATACCCTTTGCCTTCATCATAATTCCCTACCTCTCAGGTATGGGTGCGTTCATGGGCGTTGTAGGTGGTATAGTGGCTATTTTGTTCTCCAGCGTTCCAGGCATGATTTGGGGTTTAATCTGGATATGGCAAAAATACCGAGCCAAAGTAGATTTCTCATCTTCAGCCAAAATCATGGCGGCATCCTTGCTGGCTGCTGGGGTAACTTACGGTTTCTTACTTGTCTTCAACACTGCCGATTTACTTAGGCTCCTCTTTGGCGCAGCAGTCTTCGTAGGTGCCTACCTAATCACGGCGCCTCTTCTTGGAGCAGTCAACCACGCAGACATAAAAAACTTCAAAGAAATGTTCACTGGCCTAGGCTTCATATCAAAACTCGTCAGTTTACTGCTAAAAATCATGGAAAAAACCCTATCCCTTCGCGGTGCATAG